A genome region from Pelagibaculum spongiae includes the following:
- a CDS encoding DUF1538 domain-containing protein produces MKHLLRSLLSSLRDLTPIVVVVLFFQLVVLQQPIPNAASLLGGMVCVVLGLTFFIYGLEIGLFPIGETLARAFAQKGSVAWLLVFAFCLGFGTTVAEPALIAVAAEAATVAATGGLIENNQQAMSDYANGLRLTVAISVGLAILIGVVRIIKGWPVQWLIIGGYILVVIMTAFAPREIIGIAYDSGGVTTSTITVPLVTALGVGLASAIKGRNPMLDGFGLIAFASLTPIIFVMGYGMLIT; encoded by the coding sequence ATGAAACACCTGTTACGCTCATTGCTGTCGAGTTTACGGGATCTAACACCTATCGTTGTAGTGGTGTTGTTTTTCCAATTAGTCGTTCTCCAACAACCTATTCCGAATGCTGCCAGCTTGCTGGGCGGTATGGTGTGTGTTGTTCTGGGGCTGACATTTTTCATTTACGGGTTGGAAATCGGCCTGTTCCCTATCGGTGAAACACTAGCAAGAGCTTTTGCTCAAAAGGGCTCTGTTGCCTGGTTGTTGGTATTCGCTTTTTGCCTTGGTTTTGGAACCACCGTCGCAGAACCCGCACTCATTGCAGTTGCGGCAGAAGCAGCTACGGTAGCAGCAACTGGGGGATTAATAGAAAACAATCAACAAGCCATGTCTGACTATGCCAACGGCTTACGGTTAACCGTCGCTATTTCAGTCGGACTGGCCATTTTGATCGGCGTAGTTCGGATTATTAAAGGCTGGCCAGTGCAATGGTTGATTATTGGCGGTTATATATTAGTCGTCATTATGACGGCCTTTGCACCTAGAGAAATCATCGGCATCGCTTACGATTCTGGTGGTGTCACCACGTCGACGATTACTGTTCCGTTGGTTACTGCACTTGGCGTCGGATTAGCATCTGCAATCAAGGGGCGTAATCCAATGCTAGATGGCTTTGGATTAATCGCTTTTGCCTCACTGACACCGATTATTTTTGTCATGGGATACGGGATGCTAATCACATGA
- a CDS encoding CBS domain-containing protein — MSTKIIRVQDVMKRQFMVISGMTTVKDALIAMKESNSSALIIEKRNDDDEYGMVLFADIAKKVLAQDRAPERVNVFEIMTKPVVSVHDKMDVRYCARLFDNLGLSYAPVVDADEKITGIVGYRGLVMQGILAE, encoded by the coding sequence GTGAGCACAAAAATTATTCGAGTGCAGGACGTTATGAAGCGCCAGTTCATGGTGATTAGTGGCATGACAACTGTAAAAGACGCCTTGATCGCTATGAAAGAAAGTAATTCTTCTGCATTGATTATTGAAAAAAGAAACGATGATGATGAGTACGGCATGGTGCTTTTTGCCGACATCGCCAAAAAAGTACTGGCTCAAGACCGCGCACCTGAGCGAGTCAATGTTTTTGAAATCATGACCAAACCGGTAGTCTCGGTACATGACAAAATGGACGTTCGTTACTGCGCCCGCCTGTTTGATAATCTCGGCCTGTCTTACGCACCGGTGGTAGATGCTGATGAAAAAATTACCGGCATTGTCGGCTATCGTGGCTTGGTAATGCAGGGTATTTTGGCTGAGTAA
- a CDS encoding P-II family nitrogen regulator translates to MHFKAIIALVDDRKTDSIMEAARAAGATGATVINNARGEGLTRSKTFFGLTLETQRDMLLFLVEEHLARTILEEIGRVGEFDEQPGTGIAFMIDVEDAVGVRHQIEELTTQVEKVL, encoded by the coding sequence ATGCACTTTAAAGCAATTATTGCGCTGGTCGATGACCGCAAAACTGACTCAATAATGGAAGCAGCTCGAGCCGCAGGCGCTACCGGCGCAACGGTAATTAATAATGCTCGCGGTGAAGGTCTCACTCGTAGCAAAACCTTTTTTGGTCTGACACTAGAAACCCAGCGCGACATGCTGCTGTTTCTGGTTGAAGAGCATTTGGCTCGAACCATTCTGGAAGAAATCGGCCGTGTAGGTGAGTTCGATGAACAACCTGGAACCGGTATTGCCTTTATGATCGACGTGGAAGATGCAGTCGGCGTCCGCCATCAGATTGAAGAATTAACCACGCAGGTGGAGAAAGTACTGTGA
- a CDS encoding DUF1538 domain-containing protein, with amino-acid sequence MNWLNDIFSILLGTITDIAPIVGIIFGFQLLVIRKPIPHTKQVIIGFIYVTIGLSLFLLGLEKALFPLGKTMAEQLTDPAFIAGTASEDFDPANLVWSDYSWVYVFAFLVGFATTIAEPSLIAVAIKANQVSSGAIGIWGLRIAVAFGVAFGISLGCYRIVVGDPIHWYIIVGYIGVVIQTSFAPKMIIPLAYDSGGVTTSTVTVPLVAALGLGLSASVPGRNPLLDGFGLIAFASLFPIMSVMAYAQLAQLRSWLGKRQRK; translated from the coding sequence ATGAATTGGCTAAACGATATATTTAGCATCCTGCTGGGAACCATCACTGATATCGCACCGATTGTTGGCATCATTTTTGGCTTTCAATTGCTGGTGATTCGTAAACCTATCCCCCACACCAAACAAGTCATTATTGGTTTCATTTACGTCACTATCGGTCTATCGCTATTTCTGCTCGGGTTAGAAAAAGCACTATTTCCGCTAGGAAAAACCATGGCAGAACAGCTGACGGATCCTGCGTTTATTGCTGGCACCGCTTCAGAAGATTTTGATCCGGCCAATTTGGTTTGGAGTGATTACAGCTGGGTTTATGTTTTTGCATTTTTAGTTGGCTTTGCCACCACCATTGCAGAACCTTCTTTGATTGCTGTTGCGATAAAAGCCAATCAGGTTTCATCTGGTGCAATCGGTATTTGGGGTTTACGAATTGCCGTCGCTTTTGGCGTCGCTTTTGGTATATCACTGGGCTGTTACCGGATCGTGGTCGGCGACCCGATTCATTGGTACATCATCGTCGGCTATATTGGAGTGGTGATTCAAACCAGCTTCGCACCAAAAATGATTATTCCGCTGGCCTATGACTCAGGCGGCGTGACCACTTCTACTGTTACCGTACCATTGGTTGCTGCTCTTGGACTTGGCCTTTCTGCCAGCGTGCCGGGAAGAAACCCTTTGTTAGACGGTTTTGGATTAATCGCTTTTGCCAGCCTGTTCCCGATTATGTCGGTGATGGCTTATGCACAACTCGCTCAGCTGCGAAGCTGGCTCGGCAAACGCCAGAGGAAATAA